The following are encoded together in the Daphnia magna isolate NIES linkage group LG8, ASM2063170v1.1, whole genome shotgun sequence genome:
- the LOC116922284 gene encoding uncharacterized protein LOC116922284 isoform X4, with product MISESEGDNSCEEGQDVARRRLDEALIHKKKQFQNLRNIKGRTIKRRDTDKQQRLIAFKESYKGKKEVPQRNKPWSVLEWQNHWNFLDQRQQDNLDRKKSHCHLSIGSKINEMAADYNASVICLIRYPNGTQHTKYVLVSGGGIKYSKSRDGVLTEQLWHRYWNKKQKKRQQLCEENGLWLERASKRKRKERTVERTEKEKSMQSDLERLEKEEDEEVWDNRKGKQRKRERQFDNESVESEEEYNERLDSGIENQNIGKSHNETVESEEDNDERLERGIWNQTIEQTRNESVESDEENDERLDRGIWNQTTGDNGNNERVQSDEENDEKQVM from the exons atgatttcagaATCGGAGGGTGACAACAGTTGTGAGGAAGGACAAGACGTAGCAAGGAGGAGGCTGGATGAAGCTTTGATACATAAGAAAAAACAGTTCCAGAATTTAAGGAACATTAAAGGAAGAACAATAAAACGGCGAGATACGGATAAACAACAGAGACTTATTGCTTTCAAG GAGTCttacaaagggaaaaaagaggtACCTCAAAGAAACAAGCCATGGTCGGTTCTTGAGTGGCAAAACCATTGGAATTTCCTTGACCAAAGACAACAGGACAATCTAGATCGCAAGAAGTCTCACTGCCATTTAAGTATTGGTTCGAAGATTAATGAGATGGCTGCGGATTACAATGCCTCAGTAATTTGCTTAATCCGTTACCCCAATGGAACTCAACACACCAAGTATGTGTTAGTAAGCGGAGGTGGAATTAAATATTCCAAATCAAGAGACGGTGTTCTAACTGAACAACTCTGGCATCGATattggaacaaaaaacaaa aGAAACGACAACAGTTATGTGAGGAGAATGGCCTGTGGCTTGAGAGAgccagtaaaagaaaaagaaaagagagaacagTGGAAAggacagagaaagagaaaagtatgCAATCAGATTTAGAGAGactagagaaagaagaagacgaggaagtATGGGACAATCGAAAGGGGAAACAG AGGAAGAGAGAAAGACAATTTGATAATGAGAGCGTAGAAAGTGAAGAAGAATACAATGAAAGATTGGACAGCGGAATAGAGAATCAG AACATAGGAAAATCACACAACGAGACAgtagaaagcgaagaagataACGACGAAAGATTGGAAAGGGGGATATGGAATCAG acaaTAGAACAAACACGTAATGAGAGCGTAGAGAGCgatgaagaaaatgatgaaagaTTAGACAGGGGAATATGGAATCAG acaacagGCGACAATGGGAATAATGAGAGAGTACAGAGCGATGAAGAAAACGAT gagaaACAGGTAATgtag
- the LOC116922284 gene encoding cilia- and flagella-associated protein 251-like isoform X2, with amino-acid sequence MISESEGDNSCEEGQDVARRRLDEALIHKKKQFQNLRNIKGRTIKRRDTDKQQRLIAFKESYKGKKEVPQRNKPWSVLEWQNHWNFLDQRQQDNLDRKKSHCHLSIGSKINEMAADYNASVICLIRYPNGTQHTKYVLVSGGGIKYSKSRDGVLTEQLWHRYWNKKQKKRQQLCEENGLWLERASKRKRKERTVERTEKEKSMQSDLERLEKEEDEEVWDNRKGKQRKRERQFDNESVESEEEYNERLDSGIENQNIGKSHNETVESEEDNDERLERGIWNQTIEQTRNESVESDEENDERLDRGIWNQTTGDNGNNERVQSDEENDKIGETGNVESEEEYDGRWDKGIGSQKIRQSDNESVRREEENFEIWGGGKWGNR; translated from the exons atgatttcagaATCGGAGGGTGACAACAGTTGTGAGGAAGGACAAGACGTAGCAAGGAGGAGGCTGGATGAAGCTTTGATACATAAGAAAAAACAGTTCCAGAATTTAAGGAACATTAAAGGAAGAACAATAAAACGGCGAGATACGGATAAACAACAGAGACTTATTGCTTTCAAG GAGTCttacaaagggaaaaaagaggtACCTCAAAGAAACAAGCCATGGTCGGTTCTTGAGTGGCAAAACCATTGGAATTTCCTTGACCAAAGACAACAGGACAATCTAGATCGCAAGAAGTCTCACTGCCATTTAAGTATTGGTTCGAAGATTAATGAGATGGCTGCGGATTACAATGCCTCAGTAATTTGCTTAATCCGTTACCCCAATGGAACTCAACACACCAAGTATGTGTTAGTAAGCGGAGGTGGAATTAAATATTCCAAATCAAGAGACGGTGTTCTAACTGAACAACTCTGGCATCGATattggaacaaaaaacaaa aGAAACGACAACAGTTATGTGAGGAGAATGGCCTGTGGCTTGAGAGAgccagtaaaagaaaaagaaaagagagaacagTGGAAAggacagagaaagagaaaagtatgCAATCAGATTTAGAGAGactagagaaagaagaagacgaggaagtATGGGACAATCGAAAGGGGAAACAG AGGAAGAGAGAAAGACAATTTGATAATGAGAGCGTAGAAAGTGAAGAAGAATACAATGAAAGATTGGACAGCGGAATAGAGAATCAG AACATAGGAAAATCACACAACGAGACAgtagaaagcgaagaagataACGACGAAAGATTGGAAAGGGGGATATGGAATCAG acaaTAGAACAAACACGTAATGAGAGCGTAGAGAGCgatgaagaaaatgatgaaagaTTAGACAGGGGAATATGGAATCAG acaacagGCGACAATGGGAATAATGAGAGAGTACAGAGCGATGAAGAAAACGAT aaaataggagaaACAGGTAATgtagaaagcgaagaagaataCGACGGAAGATGGGACAAAGGAATAGGGAgtcag aaaataagaCAATCAGATAACGAGAGCGTacgaagagaagaagaaaactttgaaatatgggggggggggaaatgggggaacaggtaa
- the LOC116922284 gene encoding desmoplakin-like isoform X1, with protein MISESEGDNSCEEGQDVARRRLDEALIHKKKQFQNLRNIKGRTIKRRDTDKQQRLIAFKESYKGKKEVPQRNKPWSVLEWQNHWNFLDQRQQDNLDRKKSHCHLSIGSKINEMAADYNASVICLIRYPNGTQHTKYVLVSGGGIKYSKSRDGVLTEQLWHRYWNKKQKKRQQLCEENGLWLERASKRKRKERTVERTEKEKSMQSDLERLEKEEDEEVWDNRKGKQRKRERQFDNESVESEEEYNERLDSGIENQNIGKSHNETVESEEDNDERLERGIWNQTIEQTRNESVESDEENDERLDRGIWNQTTGDNGNNERVQSDEENDVSLDRGIWNNNKIYMQNKKTSLKKFLFTKKKIGETGNVESEEEYDGRWDKGIGSQKIRQSDNESVRREEENFEIWGGGKWGNR; from the exons atgatttcagaATCGGAGGGTGACAACAGTTGTGAGGAAGGACAAGACGTAGCAAGGAGGAGGCTGGATGAAGCTTTGATACATAAGAAAAAACAGTTCCAGAATTTAAGGAACATTAAAGGAAGAACAATAAAACGGCGAGATACGGATAAACAACAGAGACTTATTGCTTTCAAG GAGTCttacaaagggaaaaaagaggtACCTCAAAGAAACAAGCCATGGTCGGTTCTTGAGTGGCAAAACCATTGGAATTTCCTTGACCAAAGACAACAGGACAATCTAGATCGCAAGAAGTCTCACTGCCATTTAAGTATTGGTTCGAAGATTAATGAGATGGCTGCGGATTACAATGCCTCAGTAATTTGCTTAATCCGTTACCCCAATGGAACTCAACACACCAAGTATGTGTTAGTAAGCGGAGGTGGAATTAAATATTCCAAATCAAGAGACGGTGTTCTAACTGAACAACTCTGGCATCGATattggaacaaaaaacaaa aGAAACGACAACAGTTATGTGAGGAGAATGGCCTGTGGCTTGAGAGAgccagtaaaagaaaaagaaaagagagaacagTGGAAAggacagagaaagagaaaagtatgCAATCAGATTTAGAGAGactagagaaagaagaagacgaggaagtATGGGACAATCGAAAGGGGAAACAG AGGAAGAGAGAAAGACAATTTGATAATGAGAGCGTAGAAAGTGAAGAAGAATACAATGAAAGATTGGACAGCGGAATAGAGAATCAG AACATAGGAAAATCACACAACGAGACAgtagaaagcgaagaagataACGACGAAAGATTGGAAAGGGGGATATGGAATCAG acaaTAGAACAAACACGTAATGAGAGCGTAGAGAGCgatgaagaaaatgatgaaagaTTAGACAGGGGAATATGGAATCAG acaacagGCGACAATGGGAATAATGAGAGAGTACAGAGCGATGAAGAAAACGATGTAAGTTTGGACAGGGGTAtatggaataataataagatttatatgcaaaacaaaaaaacaagtttaaaaaaatttctttttacaaaaaagaaaataggagaaACAGGTAATgtagaaagcgaagaagaataCGACGGAAGATGGGACAAAGGAATAGGGAgtcag aaaataagaCAATCAGATAACGAGAGCGTacgaagagaagaagaaaactttgaaatatgggggggggggaaatgggggaacaggtaa
- the LOC116922284 gene encoding uncharacterized protein LOC116922284 isoform X3 — MISESEGDNSCEEGQDVARRRLDEALIHKKKQFQNLRNIKGRTIKRRDTDKQQRLIAFKESYKGKKEVPQRNKPWSVLEWQNHWNFLDQRQQDNLDRKKSHCHLSIGSKINEMAADYNASVICLIRYPNGTQHTKYVLVSGGGIKYSKSRDGVLTEQLWHRYWNKKQKKRQQLCEENGLWLERASKRKRKERTVERTEKEKSMQSDLERLEKEEDEEVWDNRKGKQRKRERQFDNESVESEEEYNERLDSGIENQNIGKSHNETVESEEDNDERLERGIWNQKIGETGNVESEEEYDGRWDKGIGSQKIRQSDNESVRREEENFEIWGGGKWGNR; from the exons atgatttcagaATCGGAGGGTGACAACAGTTGTGAGGAAGGACAAGACGTAGCAAGGAGGAGGCTGGATGAAGCTTTGATACATAAGAAAAAACAGTTCCAGAATTTAAGGAACATTAAAGGAAGAACAATAAAACGGCGAGATACGGATAAACAACAGAGACTTATTGCTTTCAAG GAGTCttacaaagggaaaaaagaggtACCTCAAAGAAACAAGCCATGGTCGGTTCTTGAGTGGCAAAACCATTGGAATTTCCTTGACCAAAGACAACAGGACAATCTAGATCGCAAGAAGTCTCACTGCCATTTAAGTATTGGTTCGAAGATTAATGAGATGGCTGCGGATTACAATGCCTCAGTAATTTGCTTAATCCGTTACCCCAATGGAACTCAACACACCAAGTATGTGTTAGTAAGCGGAGGTGGAATTAAATATTCCAAATCAAGAGACGGTGTTCTAACTGAACAACTCTGGCATCGATattggaacaaaaaacaaa aGAAACGACAACAGTTATGTGAGGAGAATGGCCTGTGGCTTGAGAGAgccagtaaaagaaaaagaaaagagagaacagTGGAAAggacagagaaagagaaaagtatgCAATCAGATTTAGAGAGactagagaaagaagaagacgaggaagtATGGGACAATCGAAAGGGGAAACAG AGGAAGAGAGAAAGACAATTTGATAATGAGAGCGTAGAAAGTGAAGAAGAATACAATGAAAGATTGGACAGCGGAATAGAGAATCAG AACATAGGAAAATCACACAACGAGACAgtagaaagcgaagaagataACGACGAAAGATTGGAAAGGGGGATATGGAATCAG aaaataggagaaACAGGTAATgtagaaagcgaagaagaataCGACGGAAGATGGGACAAAGGAATAGGGAgtcag aaaataagaCAATCAGATAACGAGAGCGTacgaagagaagaagaaaactttgaaatatgggggggggggaaatgggggaacaggtaa